The DNA window CTGAGAATGACATGATATGAGTTAGCCATGTCCTGTAAAAAATCAGATCCCCAAACAGAATGAAGAATTTCTGAATTTAGttatgttttggaaaaagcTGTAATTAGGGTTCATTTTGTGCAGACACAGATATGTGAGTGTTTATTACAATGACTCCTGCTTTGTGTGTGAAGTTGCATTATCATGCTATCTGCATACGTTTTATCTATCTATCTTGCTGGGAAAGTTTTGGATCGGATTACCATTGATTAAATGTTTGTTGTATGTTTTATGTTGTATGTAATATTATTTACAGAACAGGTTTAAAATATTAAGCCTAAATTCTTGCAagattgttaaaaaaagattgttttCCATTTTATCCAAGAAATGATACAGAGCTGGACTCCTTTTATAGTATTGTTGGACAGTTTTTAAAACTGGACATTTTTGTGTGAACCTTTTAAAGAATCGTGATTGGAGTCCTATTTAGTTACATCACAAAGTTTTGTGTTTGGATTGTCCACAACGGTCTACTTTGTTGATGTCGGTGTGCGTGCAGCTGTCCTCTGAGGATTATTATGCAAGCAGCGTACACATAACAAGACAAAGGACATTGTTCTGGCACCATTTTGCTTATGGCTTCATTGTCTGAGCTCTAACACTGTTAATGTCATCCGAGACGGGGTGTTTCTGGGTAAGTTAAGGacacacaatacaaaaaaaggtgACCATTTTGACTATTTTTGAGCATTCCTGATCTGAGAAGGCCATTCATTTCTCAATGACTGTTTGACCGGGAAGACCTTTTTTAAAAGGGATTCTTATTTTTCTCcttaaagtttgtttttttcctacctaaaaaaaaaacattagcatGTAATTCTGTGGAGTGTTGTCCCACAAAGGGAGGCCTTTCCCGTCCATTACAGCCCAAGTTTTCAAAGAGTATGATAAAGGAGACATTCCACCACCCGGGCTGTTCGCCATCTTTGCATCAATGCCCCCACAAAGGCCCCCTTTGCTTTTACTGAAGTTTAGAGGTACTGttgctttttcaaaatgttaccactttttctttttacagaagTATCAGATATTTTCTTTGTACCTTTGCCAAGACCTTGCATTTTGATGATCAGAATATAATAAACACATTACATGCACAGGGGgtctgttttcatatttttatcaCACACAAAGTTAGTTATCAAGAGGTAAAGATGTATTACACATGTGGTAAGGAAGATATGTGTGAATATCACACTGTGTTATTACTCAAAgtaataatttaaaattagtTCAAAATGACCTCTGTTAATACATATAAAACAACCAACGAATTAGAAGAGGATAGATTTTAAACAACATTCATCAATAGcacaagaagcagaagagagGCGCAGAAATAAACACTTGTTTGCCTTATtctaatattttttaaatacacaaaacttCTTTTGTCTCACCCGTCATGAGCACATTTAGctgttgtcttttgtttcttGTGAGGCTGGAACAGTTTACTGATGGTGTTGAAGCCCTTCGCGTGCTCTCTGTCTTCATCAGACTCTGTCTTCTCGCGGGGCTGCAGTCCTCCCACAAGAGCTCTGACCTCAGCTGACGCAGCGTCGCCGAGGTAATGGGAGGCCTTCTTGCCGTCGTGATCCCTCTCGTGCACGTTGGCTCCATAGCTTTGCACCAGCAGCGCCGCGACCTTGCCGTGGCCGTGCATGGCCGCGATGTGCAGCGGCGTGTACCCCCCGTGTGCTTTGCTGTTGATGTCAACATAAGTGCCTCTTCTCCTCGGGGTGTCCACCAGCTTGTGTATCATCTCGCTGTTGCCGTTCTTTGCAGCCCAGTGCAGCGCCGTGAAGCCCGACATGAAGTCTTTCTTCTGCGCCAACCGAGTGTCCTGCAGCAGCAAACCATAGATTTGCCCCCACAGTCCGGCTGCACACTTTACCAACCACTCGTGGGCCAACGGCTCCAGGGGCACTGACTCCGAGTACTTTGCCTCCTCTCTCCGGTTTTGTGGCCTCAAACCTGGGGTTTGCGTGTCTGTCGTTGGGTTTTTCCCACACTGAGGGTCACTCGGTGACCCCTTACTGCACGCTGGGCGGTCGGGGTTCCGAGTCGGCACCGGTGGTGGTGAAGCGTTGGTCACCGACGTGATTGGTTCGTCTGACCACAGGTCGGGACGCCCTCGGGGACGTGACCCGGTCTGTGTACCTGGCGCGGGGTCCCGCGGGGGGGATTTGACTGCTACCACGGCGAACACGGCTCCGGATGCCCGCGCTCTGCCCGCCTGATCTGCGGGGACATTCAGGACTTTAACGGGGGTGGAATCCGCTCCGGGACGAGGTCGAGGAACCGGGGACCCGGTCGAGGGGCCGTCGTCCACCCGCGTTCCCTGCGCGCCATCCCGCGCCGCCTCCTTCACGAAGTCCTGGTACCTCTTCTTCGCGACCACAAACTTCACCCCGTCGATCTGCTTCACCACCGCGACGCTGTTCACCAACTTCTTGAAGAGGTCCCTGTTGTGCTGCTTCTCCGCCGGATCGCCGCCGTGGATCTGTCTCCTGAAGTGGTTCACCAGCTCAGAGTTCTTCACTTTGCCTCCGCGCTCcagcaaaaaagacaaaagagattCTTGGgtcaaagacattttttgttctcctttttattttcgtGTTCGGAATGGAATTTGAAGATGGGAACGTGTAACCGATGTTTTGGATAatgcggggcgggggggggggggggggggggaggatctaTCTTTCCgttgtcctcctgcagcttccGGCGCCTccttgctaaaaaaaaatgcacgcGTTTTTTTTATGTCATCCACATCAATATCGCAGCCGATATGAAGACACTATGACAAACTACATTTGTTATTATATTGATCGTGAATTTACATGGTTCAAATATGGCCTTTGTAAAGGTGAATGGGAGCTATTGAgtacagtttgtgtgtttgcatatttgTTTATTGTATGTCTAGTTCAGTTTTAACACagcaaattcattttttctgtTCTCACCACTTTATTTTCATCTTGTCTCAGGAGTAGTGTTTCACgttgttatattatattttatacagaTAAATGTGTACCGTaagcattcattttgaattactttttatttaataacttttttATTAAGAACCAGAATCCAGAAGCTTTATTGGCTAAATACAACATGTCAGGAGTTCAACTTGTCAATATACTTACACATTAATACAAATACAGCTTAAATCAAGGACATacaacacattaaaacatttagcAATTCTAAAGTATACGTAATAGAAGAATATGCTAAAGACTGCAATGAAAAACTTCACACTGTAATCCGAATGTTTCTGGAAATCATGCAAATATCAAATATGCTGAAATAGATATTGAATGGTAACAGGTTGCTTTATATACATGCGCATTTATCATCATTCAAACAACAAAACCACAGAGTCACcctgacattttgaaaatatagTTTTACAATCGTCATATTCAAAAGCGTGATTTCCATATACATGAAGTATAACAGGTTTATCTTCTACTGAAATCAAAGAGCCCAATATCAAAAGGTAGAGTTAATTCCCACCACAGCAAAGCCCAAGTTACTTTGTCCTCGGTGTAACGTTGCTAGGAGACCACTGGTGTCCAAGCCCCTAACGGGATGAAGAGTTGCTGTTTATGTGGCTTATCATTTAACTTTCCAACCTGAGGAAAGTCACAATGGAAATGAACTAATAAATTAGATAATCGGTTACTACAGAACCGGTGctaacattttctctctctaatCCGTGAATCCGGGTGAAGGCGGAGCGCTTTGGTCGCTGTGGCGTCGccctccggaggggggggggggggtgtttcctcCGAGCGGCCATATTGGAAGCAGCAGCGAGTCTGCGCGCTCCGTGAGGAGAGCAGAGCCCCGCTGATCGCTCCTCCATCCCGCACACGGACCCTTCGCACCATGGCGGCCGACGATGGAGACGTCTTCGCGGTAAGTACGATCCTAGCGGCTAGCATAGCATCCCCGGtgtgacgggggaggggggggggggtagtttcaACTGCGGTTCGATGCGGTTACGCAAAAATGCGTGAGAGCCGCGCAGCCTTGCAGAAAGGAAGCCGCCTGACCGTGCGGCATTAAAAAGAATGCACCGCACGACGCGCGTTGCAGTACGTCAGCGCCGTGACAGGTGCACGCAGGTGCAGAGCGGGACGCTCGGTGAGACGCGGGGCAGCAGCCAGTGAGGCACCGAGTTAAGAGGATGAACACACGTAGTCACCCTCCTGAAGGGGCAGCTAGATGCACCACATGATGCATCAGCGTCAACGTGGAAGTGTTTTTGCTAAAAAGTCATCGTATCTGACAGTACGTGCATTGCGTCACGGGCCCCACGTGCACGGGTTGCGAATGATGGAAGACTTTGTGAagttggggtgtgtgtgtctgtctgtgaagGGGAGTTATGGGTACCAGCAGCTTGGATATTCTCCAAATCCCAAGCATCTAGATAAAGAGCTCTTTGTGTAttagtgaatgtgtgtgtgtgtgtgtgtgtgtgtgtgtgtgtgcgcgtgtgcatgtgtgtgaataaagAGGGACAGAAATGGATGATTGTTGTGCTGAACACATCCTGATCCTCATGTTGAGCCTTTTGCAAGATGCCAGTAAATCGGGATGTATCTGGCATGGGAGGGATCAAACACCCCTCAGCTCATAGGGCCGGGGCAGAATGCAGTTAATGTAGTATATTGTTATTGTCATGATCAGATTTTTAGGGTTATACTAGCAAACCTGGAAAGAAGGTGATGGTTTGTGCAGTGAGTTTTGTACACAATAAAAAAGTGCTGCTGTAAATGATTAATCCATTCAGTctttaatcattttcaaatatatttatggTACCATttaaaagtttggacacattttctcattcaattcaatgagatgGTGTATCCAAACCTTTTGACTGATACTGTATGTATTGGTTTTATAAAGTTAATTAAACAAAACGAGTCATTTTAAGAGGTAACTCTGAGCTCTGGGAGCGTTTTTGGGCTATTTTTTTACAATCTTTCTTTTATACCTAATCTATTAATCAACAAACTAATGCATAATGCAAATACTTACATAATAATTTCATCCATGAATGTAATAACAGACCATTACTGTTGGCAGCTTTCAACTTCTGTTAAGCCTTTTATATAAGCTTGATAAACAGGCATAGGACGCACAATGTAAAGAAAGACATCTGTGCTGCATAATTCtcattgctgtttttttattttcagattaGCTTGTCTCTAACAGAGGAATTCGGTTGGTGATATTGAGGCATTTATAGGCAGACTATAGCGTGTGTAAATGGGAAGAGAGAGATGACCTAATTtgcaaagaatgcttttaagcTTGAACGCAAAATTTGGGGATAGGATCTAACAGAAGGAGCTCTCTAACCTTGCTATTTTATTTGATTGTTGTAAATATGAtcaatttaaaattaaatgtgATGTTATCTTTCCTTTTTGAATCTATGACCATCCTGTTTTTCCGAATATCTCAGCATGAAGAAAAGCGAACCCTGGAGCTCGGAGGTCATGTGGGGTTTGACAGTCTTCCGGACCAGTTGGTCAGTAAATCAGTTGCACAGGGATTCTGCTTCAACATCCTCTGCGTTGGTATGTCTGAACCTAGCTCATGATCCAAAGGGAATGGACCTAACATTAGAGCTTCCCCTCATCTCTGTCTCTCCTGTGTCATTTTCTCTTCATCAAAGGTGAGACCGGGATCGGCAAGTCAACATTAATGAACACTCTTTTCAATACGACGTTTGAAAATGAGGAAGCCAGCCACTATCAGAGGGAGGTGCAGCTACGCCCACAGACCTATGATCTTCAGGAGAGCAATGTCAACCTCAAGCTGACCATTGTGCACACTGTGGGCTTTGGAGACCAGATCAACAAAGCAGAGAGGTACAGCAACATGGAGATGTTCATTTGACTTTCAGTTAGACAGAGTGCTTTCCAGAGAGAGAAGCTGatttagaaaaaacaataaaactgtcCTGCACAAATATAGAATATAGGCCTACATTGTTGTTCAAATGATATAGAAACCCTTTACATGCAGCGCTCTTTGATGCTGATCTTAAAAATTGGGTAGTTCAGCGCATGCTATTTTTTTCACCCTGGGCCTTGTCCTGCAGGATCTACTTGTAAAAGAGATCCGGTCGGTCTCTGGCATAAACATTGTGTTTGAAGAAAGGAAATGTGGGAATGGCTGCTAGAGCTAATGCAGTCTCAATAAACATTTGAGTGCTCCAACAACAGGGGGTGGAAATATTCAAGATATTCAAATGTACTCAAACAACTTGAAAGCAATGTACAGTTTGTTGCCCATGCatagaagaataaaacaaatgacgCTCATGTTTTATGTCTTGTGCCGTCTCTCTGTGCAGCCATAAGCCCATTCTTGAGTACATCGATTCCCAGTTCGAGAGGTATCTAGAGGAGGAGCTAAAAATAAAACGCTCCTTATTTAACTGCCATGACACAAGAATCCACATCTGCCTGTATTTCATCGCTCCCACCGGACACTCCCTGAAGTCCCTCGATCTCGTCACGATGAAGAAACTGGACAGCAAGGTGAACACAGAATCTGTCCATGTTCTTATTCTGCAATACAACTGTTCCTCAGTCTCACTCCCATTAGGATCTTTTACGCAGGTGAACATCATCCCAGTTATTGCAAAGGCTGACACGGTTTCCAAGAGCGAACTGGACAAGTTGAAGATCAAGATAATGAGCGAGCTGGTCAGTAATGGAGTACAGATCTACCAGTTCCCCACAGAGGATGAAGCGGTCGCCGAGATAAACACTTCCATGAACGTGAGTCCCAGAAACACCAACACATGACACAATACATGCGCCCATCTGGTAACAATGGAAGACACAATTTCAATCCACTGAAGCACATCTTACGCACCGGACATAACAACAGCAGGGTCATTTAATAAAAAGTGTGACAATGTCGCCACTTTTACGTTACAGACTCATCTTCCCTTTGCTGTGGTGGGGAGTTTGGAGGAGGTTAAAGTGGGAAATAAGATGGTGAAAGCAAGGCTGTACCCCTGGGGATCAGTACAGGGTGAGTTGATCCTACAAGCATCATAAAGTGTTACGTCCTGCTGCTGAAGTATCGAGCAATAAACATAATATTACGATTCTCAGTTTTTCATGAGTTCTCTGATTCTCAGTGAGTGCAAAatgatcttcttttctttttttcccccagtggaGAACGAAAATCATTGTGACTTTGTGAAGCTGCGGGAGATGCTAGTGCGTGTGAACATGGAGGATCTCCGGGAGCAAACGCACGCTCGGCACTATGAGCTCTATCGTCGCTGCAAGCTAGAAGAGATGGGCTTCAAGGACACGGACCCGGACAGCCAGTCCTTCAGGTGAACTTAGGGGTAGTGCTGATGTAATGCATCTGGACAACTTACCtcatttcccttttcagcttAAAGGAAACTAGTGGAGAATTATGCCCCAATTTAGCCTCTAGTTTAATTATTTAACTATTAGTAAATAATTGATTTTGTGAATTCATCCAAGGATTACCCACTCTTCCTAATATAGGCGAGTAACCACATGTTCATGAAATGCCACCTGATACCTCAGTAGTTTTACCTCATATGGAGCTCAGGATTAGGTtgaaaaagccatttaaaaacttgcttttgaaaatgttaaacCTGGTTGATTGACTCAGTTGGAAATGTGAGTATTTACATAAGTATACAGTACTTGCAAAAATATTTAGAtctgattttaatttattttgtcatttgaaGAACATTTTAAAGTCTGTATTAAACAGCATTTGGAAGTTTCAGGCCAGATAGTGAACCATATTATCTGCTGTTCTCTTCAATTTAAACAGGTAACATTTAACATGCTGTCTTTTTGCTCCTGATGGTGCTGCAGCCGCTAGCTTGTGGACTAATCCTGTCCAATACGTTATTAAACTGATCTTAACGTTGCTTTTACTCTCATGTCTTAGCCTCCAGGACACATACGAAGCCAAGAGGAAGGAGTTCCTCGTCGATCTGCagcacaaagaggaagaaatgaGACAAATGTTTGTCAGCAAAGTGAAGGAGACGGAAGCTGAgctgaaagaaaaggaaaaagaggtgAGGATTGACATAAGCGGAAATAACCACTCATTCAAAGTATAACATATTTGGTCTGTCTCACATTGTGCCCCGTCTTATCccggtcatcatcatcatcatcatcatcatctcttccAGCTTCATGAGAGGTTTGAGCAGCTCAAGCGGATGCaccaggaagaaaagaagaatctggaggagaagagacgagaactggaggaggaaatgaaCGCCTTCAACAGAAGAAAGGTTGCAGCTGAGACGCTGATGGGACAGGCTCTTCAAGGCTGCTCACAAACACCGTTCaagaaggacaaggacaagaagaagtAAGTCCAACTTTCTGTGTGCCTTTGATTTTCCTGTCCTGCACCATTGTGGTCAGAGCATGCGGTAAAACCACTAAATAGTAACACTAAACATTGACAAGCCACGGACATCTGTTCTGTGTGGAGTGGAtgggacagaggggggaggcGTACCATGTGATTAATGAGATAGTGTTGTTTTCCCAGAAGCCACAGTGGCTCAGAAACTGATACAGAGACTGATTCAGACTGACAGTGTGTGCACAGGCGCAGCTCTCTTATTCATACGTGACGGGTCCCACGACGCTCACACCGCTCACCATGCGCAGACCTGATGATACTTACTCCCACGCAGAGCTGTAGTCATTTCTCCAGCTGTTTACCTTTTATATGTCAATTACATAAGCTCAAAATACTCAATGGCAAAGCTGTCTTAATGATTAGTAGGATACAaacatatgaaaaaaataaagagacgaTGAGCTTTCAGGTGTTGAAATACATCTGGATAAGTTAAAAGCGTTTTGTTCACTATATGCTACCACGGTGCTGAGTGTGAAAGCTGTTCAAGATATTCTGTTTCAGGAGTTGCTTTCCACaaggtttttttaattaaaca is part of the Pungitius pungitius chromosome 2, fPunPun2.1, whole genome shotgun sequence genome and encodes:
- the LOC119210547 gene encoding septin-8-A-like isoform X2, with translation MAADDGDVFAHEEKRTLELGGHVGFDSLPDQLVSKSVAQGFCFNILCVGETGIGKSTLMNTLFNTTFENEEASHYQREVQLRPQTYDLQESNVNLKLTIVHTVGFGDQINKAESHKPILEYIDSQFERYLEEELKIKRSLFNCHDTRIHICLYFIAPTGHSLKSLDLVTMKKLDSKVNIIPVIAKADTVSKSELDKLKIKIMSELVSNGVQIYQFPTEDEAVAEINTSMNTHLPFAVVGSLEEVKVGNKMVKARLYPWGSVQVENENHCDFVKLREMLVRVNMEDLREQTHARHYELYRRCKLEEMGFKDTDPDSQSFSLQDTYEAKRKEFLVDLQHKEEEMRQMFVSKVKETEAELKEKEKELHERFEQLKRMHQEEKKNLEEKRRELEEEMNAFNRRKVAAETLMGQALQGCSQTPFKKDKDKKN
- the LOC119210547 gene encoding septin-8-A-like isoform X1: MAADDGDVFAHEEKRTLELGGHVGFDSLPDQLVSKSVAQGFCFNILCVGETGIGKSTLMNTLFNTTFENEEASHYQREVQLRPQTYDLQESNVNLKLTIVHTVGFGDQINKAESHKPILEYIDSQFERYLEEELKIKRSLFNCHDTRIHICLYFIAPTGHSLKSLDLVTMKKLDSKVNIIPVIAKADTVSKSELDKLKIKIMSELVSNGVQIYQFPTEDEAVAEINTSMNTHLPFAVVGSLEEVKVGNKMVKARLYPWGSVQVENENHCDFVKLREMLVRVNMEDLREQTHARHYELYRRCKLEEMGFKDTDPDSQSFSLQDTYEAKRKEFLVDLQHKEEEMRQMFVSKVKETEAELKEKEKELHERFEQLKRMHQEEKKNLEEKRRELEEEMNAFNRRKVAAETLMGQALQGCSQTPFKKDKDKKNFFSLPSACSLTSGRNMN